In Nitrosomonas ureae, the sequence ACTATGCGCTATTTCGCAACATGACTATTTTTGAGAATGTGGCTTTTGGTTTAAACGTGCGCCCGAAGAAATTCCGCCCTACCCAACAAGAAATCCGTGATCGTGTGATGAAATTATTACACCTGGTGCAGCTGGATTGGTTGGCGGATCGCTACCCGCACCAACTCTCGGGCGGTCAGCGCCAACGTATTGCATTGGCACGTGCACTTGCTGTAGAACCCAAAGTATTATTGCTGGATGAGCCTTTTGGCGCCCTGGATGCCAAAGTACGCAAGGAGCTGCGTTCGTGGCTCAGACGCTTGCATGACGATATGCACATTACCAGCGTATTCGTCACACATGATCAGGAAGAAGCGCTTGAAGTTGCTGATCGGGTGGTTGTCATGAATGAAGGCAAAATTGAACAAATCGGCACCCCGGATGAAGTGTATGAACAGCCTTCCAGTCCATTTGTCTATGAATTTCTTGGAAATGTGAATCTATTCCATAGCCGACTGCATCACGGGCGCGCCTGGATTGGCGATATTGAAGTCGCTGCACCAGAGCACGCGGATGCTAACGAACTTGCCGCAATTGCCTATGTACGTCCGCACGAGATCGAGGTGGAACGTGCTTATAAAGGCGAAGCAGCAATGGCGGCACGTGTGATTCACGTACTCTCGGTGGGCCCAATTGTCCGATTGGAGTTGGTCCGCAACAATGATGAGGACAAAACCCCGATCCAAGTCGAAATCAGCAAGGAGCGCTTTCGCGAGTTACAGCTGACAAAAGGCGATGAAGTATTTATCAAACCTCGTCGTCTTGATTTGTTTCCAAGTCAGAAAAATAGCGCAAATAATACAGTACAAGCAA encodes:
- a CDS encoding sulfate/molybdate ABC transporter ATP-binding protein, translated to MSIEVISLSKQFGTFTALHNVSLQVHSGELLALLGPSGSGKTTLLRVIAGLETADSGQVLFHGEDATDQHVRERQVGFVFQHYALFRNMTIFENVAFGLNVRPKKFRPTQQEIRDRVMKLLHLVQLDWLADRYPHQLSGGQRQRIALARALAVEPKVLLLDEPFGALDAKVRKELRSWLRRLHDDMHITSVFVTHDQEEALEVADRVVVMNEGKIEQIGTPDEVYEQPSSPFVYEFLGNVNLFHSRLHHGRAWIGDIEVAAPEHADANELAAIAYVRPHEIEVERAYKGEAAMAARVIHVLSVGPIVRLELVRNNDEDKTPIQVEISKERFRELQLTKGDEVFIKPRRLDLFPSQKNSANNTVQAT